The Saccharothrix violaceirubra genome segment GCGCGGAACGCCGCGGCCGTCGCGTCGGGGCGGTTCAGGTACTCCAGGAACAGGTTCGGGCCGCGCACCTCGACCTCGCCGAGGGTGTCGCGCGGTGCCGGGACGCCTTCCTCGGTCACCACGCGGACCTCGACGCCGTCCAGCGGCGGGCCGACGGTCCCGGGCCGACGTTCCCCGCCTGCCCGCACACCGGTGTTCATCAACGTCTCGGTCATGCCGTAGCGCTCGACGACCTCCTGCCCGGTCAGTTCGCGCACGCGTGCGTGGACGGTCGCGGGCAGGGCGGCCGAACCGGAGACCAGGAGCCGGGCGTGGCGGAAACCTCCCGCGTCCCCGGCGGTCAGGCGGTGGTACATGGTCGGCACGCCGAAGAAGACCGTGCCGTCGCCGGCCAGCGCCGCCGAAGCCGCGGCGGCGGAGAACGTGCCCAGGTGGTGCACGGTCCCGCCACGCCGCAGCACGCCGATCACCCCGACGACCAGGCCGTGCACGTGGAACAGCGGCAGGCCGTGGACCACGACGTCGTCGGCGGTCCACTCCCAGGCGGACGCCAGCGCGTCCAGGTTGGACGCCAACGCCCGGTGCGGCAGGACGACGCCCTTGGGCGGGCCGGTCGTGCCCGAGGTGTAGACGATCAACGCCGGGGTCTCGCCGTCGACGGTCGGCAGCGCACCGGGCTCGCCCGCCGGCAGCTCGTCGTCGATCACCAGGTCGGGTGAGCTGTCCGCCAGCACGTGGTCCAGCTCGCGCGACCCCAGCTTGGGGTTCAGCGGCACCACGGCCACGCCCGCCAGCAGCGCGCCGACGATCGCCACGCACGTCCGGGAATCCGGCCGGGCCCACACCGCGACCCGGGAGGCCCCGGCCAGTCCCGCCGCCACCGCCGCCGCCTCGGCGGCCAGTCCGGCGTAGG includes the following:
- a CDS encoding acyl-CoA synthetase, with translation MLLPALAAPPDRTALRFPDRSLTYAGLAAEAAAVAAGLAGASRVAVWARPDSRTCVAIVGALLAGVAVVPLNPKLGSRELDHVLADSSPDLVIDDELPAGEPGALPTVDGETPALIVYTSGTTGPPKGVVLPHRALASNLDALASAWEWTADDVVVHGLPLFHVHGLVVGVIGVLRRGGTVHHLGTFSAAAASAALAGDGTVFFGVPTMYHRLTAGDAGGFRHARLLVSGSAALPATVHARVRELTGQEVVERYGMTETLMNTGVRAGGERRPGTVGPPLDGVEVRVVTEEGVPAPRDTLGEVEVRGPNLFLEYLNRPDATAAAFRAGWFRTGDLGVLEDDGYLRLVGRQATDLIKTGGYRVGAGEVENALLEHPAVREVAVTGEPDDDLGERIVAWVVPDSDVTADELASHVAGLLTPHKRPRVVRFVDSLPRNDMGKVLKRELR